One Chryseobacterium indoltheticum DNA segment encodes these proteins:
- a CDS encoding AAA family ATPase, with the protein MIITFATQKGGTGKTTLAIAFANYVSGHSKRRINVYDFDDQKSFYYKWTEDEVLEIPKLYEVTIVKNGNEEQLFKDFEELIDLKESDDLNVFDLAGALDANYSDLLIYSDFIVIPFEYSDISVKSTLVFVNFLGLLESQADRIFIRSKYDKGYKYLNQAAMDTEIMRYGFLVNSPVYKRNCLQTIDTRSLTYEQKYAVKNTFNELIEYINKTINIEL; encoded by the coding sequence ATGATCATCACTTTTGCCACACAAAAAGGAGGAACAGGAAAAACAACACTGGCAATCGCATTTGCCAATTATGTTTCGGGTCATTCGAAAAGAAGGATCAATGTGTATGATTTTGATGATCAGAAATCATTTTATTATAAATGGACGGAAGACGAAGTCCTGGAGATTCCAAAATTGTATGAGGTGACCATTGTGAAGAATGGCAATGAAGAGCAGCTTTTCAAAGATTTTGAGGAATTGATTGATTTGAAAGAGAGTGACGACCTCAATGTCTTCGATCTTGCGGGAGCTCTCGATGCCAATTACAGTGATTTGCTGATCTACAGTGATTTTATTGTGATCCCGTTTGAATATTCGGATATCTCCGTAAAATCAACTCTGGTTTTTGTCAACTTTCTGGGATTGCTTGAAAGTCAGGCCGACCGGATTTTTATACGATCGAAGTATGACAAAGGATATAAATATTTGAATCAAGCTGCAATGGACACAGAAATTATGCGGTACGGATTTCTTGTCAACAGTCCTGTTTACAAAAGAAACTGTCTGCAGACCATTGATACCAGAAGTCTCACTTATGAGCAAAAATACGCGGTGAAGAATACCTTCAACGAATTGATTGAATACATCAACAAAACTATAAATATCGAGCTGTAA
- a CDS encoding DUF4134 family protein codes for MTAVVVLLAVAPAYAQAGGSAALGNAASTISGYMADLKLLIYAIGGIVGTVGGVRIYNKWTNGDQDINKEIVGWGGACIFLLIVPTFIDAMF; via the coding sequence TTGACCGCGGTTGTCGTTTTATTGGCAGTAGCTCCCGCCTATGCTCAGGCAGGAGGAAGTGCAGCGTTAGGAAACGCAGCTTCGACAATCAGCGGTTATATGGCCGATCTCAAACTTCTTATTTACGCCATAGGCGGAATTGTCGGTACAGTGGGCGGTGTCCGAATTTATAACAAGTGGACGAACGGTGATCAGGACATCAACAAAGAAATTGTCGGTTGGGGTGGTGCCTGTATTTTCCTTCTGATCGTTCCAACCTTTATCGATGCCATGTTCTAA
- a CDS encoding DUF4133 domain-containing protein, with protein sequence MGYFLYKGLKKPLVFFGLKDKYIYYAMGSAVGGLVTVAVLSSLIGIFGTIAGAALGVAGVWLSFRMQDKKGLYNKTKNDTELHVMPKKFDNSKLLKNKNKR encoded by the coding sequence ATGGGTTATTTTCTTTATAAGGGGTTGAAAAAGCCCCTTGTATTTTTCGGATTGAAGGACAAATATATCTATTACGCAATGGGTTCTGCTGTCGGAGGTCTTGTGACCGTGGCGGTTCTGTCCTCCCTGATTGGAATTTTCGGAACCATTGCAGGAGCAGCATTGGGTGTAGCGGGAGTCTGGTTAAGCTTCAGAATGCAGGATAAAAAAGGATTGTACAATAAAACAAAAAATGATACTGAGCTGCATGTGATGCCAAAGAAATTTGACAATTCCAAACTTTTAAAAAACAAAAACAAACGCTGA
- a CDS encoding TraG family conjugative transposon ATPase has product MKLKKKVFDIPFVGYDYGDRHNWNFDVLIGQFGNPIIGIKIKNNVEQYSADPDAYLQFHTVLNQVIAIIGENHVVQKIDIFSKQEYKAEDSKEFLQQKYSEHFDGRMFKTIDTVLLFSEAADHSNKKSRYVFSERGYKNLRDKCRKIFMLLSQSNSQPCFLKEKDLEYYIGGILSMNFTKVPSQDNIKATREHLTIGKRFVKTISFVDVEKIDLPSEIETFSTLGGSGSASETAVDNFTFINELEEYSTIVYNQIVSIPHQSSKQRELEKKKKKHEGVAKNSLSNSIVADEIEELLHNIALDGQLIVDAHFSICYSVDSQEKMEETQSLIENKLFMKGIIVSQNSYNQLELFRCCIPGNAVELKEYDLFTTTSEAALCFFFKESYPLNEDSNFYLRFTDRQGVPLNIDPSDQPMKSGRINNRNKFVVGPSGSGKSFLMNNIVEQDLTYNYDVVIVDTGDSYSGLCSYCNGRYIQYTEEKPITMNPFLMSKDEFNIEKLEFLANLIFLIWQGADATMSSTQKSIIDNALMSYYHRYFKNGTRWYDEKTSDELFQYLRKYNIYEEDIEESLEKEFSESQTYYDILELPFDASSEEIREKGRKLIAIHHPDKNINNPEYDSEKFHKVFEAYDILSDDVKRRAYNETLTILATDKDVIKKSLNEDDWNNDIRTALIRKIQDLEERLKVPELSFNSFYDFCDSFLPIFLNNKKHRIDESEFKLRTFLFVLKDFYKGGRYGTTLNQNADSTLFYEPFIVFEIDNVKDNPKLFPIVTLIIMDTFIQKMRLRKDRRKALIIEEAWKAIASKLMAGYILYLYKTVRKFWGEAIVVTQELDDIIGNPVVKDSIINNSDTFILLDQTKFKDNFDKIASLLSLNKVEQNKIFTINNLNNKFGRSRFKEFYLKRGSKGEVYGNEVSLEQYLTYTTEKPEKTAIEYYVAKSVNYEEALKWFVRDLKNFGDKMEDMVALVNLYKEPMDDEVFGYYRKMKSIFKDVNILKMTVSEMQESGLTFKEIIATKKYGYEKV; this is encoded by the coding sequence ATGAAACTAAAGAAAAAAGTATTTGACATTCCTTTCGTCGGTTACGATTACGGCGACAGGCACAACTGGAATTTCGATGTTCTGATCGGTCAGTTCGGAAATCCGATCATCGGCATCAAGATCAAAAACAATGTGGAACAATACTCTGCAGATCCCGATGCGTATCTGCAATTTCATACGGTCTTGAATCAGGTCATCGCCATCATCGGTGAAAATCATGTGGTGCAAAAAATCGACATTTTCAGCAAACAGGAATATAAAGCTGAAGACTCAAAGGAATTTTTACAGCAGAAATATTCTGAGCATTTCGATGGCAGAATGTTTAAAACGATCGACACCGTTCTTTTGTTTTCGGAAGCGGCAGATCATTCGAACAAAAAAAGCAGGTATGTTTTTTCGGAGAGGGGATACAAAAACTTAAGGGACAAGTGCCGGAAAATTTTTATGCTGCTCTCTCAAAGCAATTCGCAGCCCTGCTTTTTGAAGGAGAAGGATCTCGAGTATTACATCGGCGGAATTCTGTCCATGAATTTCACAAAAGTACCTTCGCAGGACAACATCAAAGCTACCCGGGAACACTTGACCATCGGTAAAAGATTCGTTAAAACGATCAGCTTTGTGGATGTCGAAAAGATCGATCTGCCTTCGGAGATTGAAACTTTTTCTACTTTGGGCGGAAGCGGTTCGGCATCCGAAACGGCAGTTGACAATTTCACTTTTATCAATGAGCTCGAAGAGTATAGTACAATTGTTTACAATCAGATTGTTTCGATCCCTCATCAGTCTTCGAAACAGAGGGAACTGGAAAAGAAGAAAAAGAAACACGAAGGGGTTGCGAAGAATTCGCTGTCCAATTCGATTGTTGCGGATGAGATTGAAGAGTTGCTTCATAATATTGCTCTGGATGGGCAGCTCATTGTGGATGCCCACTTCTCGATTTGCTATTCGGTCGATTCTCAGGAGAAAATGGAAGAAACTCAGTCTCTGATCGAAAACAAACTTTTCATGAAAGGCATTATTGTATCACAGAATTCCTACAATCAGCTGGAGCTTTTTCGATGCTGTATTCCCGGCAATGCGGTGGAACTTAAAGAATATGATCTTTTCACGACAACAAGCGAAGCGGCCTTGTGTTTTTTTTTTAAAGAGAGTTACCCGCTGAATGAGGATTCCAATTTTTATCTGCGATTCACGGACAGGCAGGGCGTGCCTTTAAATATAGATCCGTCGGATCAGCCGATGAAAAGCGGCAGAATTAACAATCGGAACAAGTTTGTGGTTGGACCTTCGGGAAGCGGAAAATCATTTTTAATGAACAATATCGTTGAGCAGGATCTGACTTACAACTATGATGTGGTGATCGTGGATACGGGCGATTCTTATTCGGGTTTGTGTTCTTACTGCAACGGAAGATACATTCAGTATACTGAAGAGAAACCCATCACGATGAATCCTTTCCTGATGAGCAAAGATGAGTTCAACATAGAAAAGCTCGAGTTTCTTGCCAATCTGATTTTTTTGATCTGGCAGGGTGCCGATGCCACCATGAGTTCAACCCAAAAGTCAATTATCGACAATGCATTGATGTCATACTATCATCGGTATTTTAAGAACGGTACACGCTGGTACGATGAGAAAACGTCAGATGAGCTTTTTCAATATTTGAGAAAATACAATATTTATGAGGAGGATATTGAAGAAAGTCTTGAGAAAGAATTTTCGGAAAGTCAAACCTACTACGATATTCTGGAACTTCCTTTTGATGCAAGTTCAGAGGAGATTCGAGAGAAGGGCAGAAAATTGATCGCCATTCATCATCCCGACAAAAACATCAACAATCCTGAGTATGATTCGGAGAAATTTCACAAGGTTTTTGAGGCGTACGATATTTTGAGTGATGACGTGAAAAGAAGAGCTTACAATGAAACCTTAACGATTCTTGCTACCGATAAGGATGTGATAAAAAAATCTTTGAATGAAGATGATTGGAACAATGATATCAGAACGGCATTGATTCGGAAAATTCAGGATCTTGAAGAAAGGTTGAAAGTTCCCGAGCTTTCTTTTAATTCATTTTATGATTTCTGCGACAGTTTCCTGCCGATATTTTTGAACAACAAAAAACACAGAATTGACGAATCGGAATTTAAACTGAGGACTTTTCTGTTTGTTCTGAAGGATTTTTACAAAGGGGGAAGATACGGTACGACGCTCAACCAAAATGCCGACAGTACTTTGTTTTACGAACCTTTTATTGTGTTTGAAATAGACAATGTGAAGGATAATCCCAAGCTGTTTCCTATTGTCACACTGATCATCATGGATACTTTCATCCAGAAAATGCGACTGCGAAAAGACCGCAGAAAAGCTTTGATCATTGAGGAGGCCTGGAAGGCTATCGCTTCAAAACTGATGGCAGGATATATACTGTACCTCTATAAAACAGTACGGAAATTTTGGGGCGAGGCCATTGTGGTAACGCAGGAACTGGACGACATCATCGGCAATCCCGTGGTGAAAGACAGTATCATCAACAACTCCGATACGTTCATCCTTCTGGATCAGACCAAATTCAAAGACAATTTTGACAAGATCGCTTCATTGCTTTCTCTCAACAAAGTGGAGCAAAACAAAATATTCACGATCAACAATCTCAACAATAAGTTCGGGAGAAGCCGTTTCAAAGAATTTTATCTGAAAAGAGGTTCCAAAGGGGAGGTATACGGAAACGAAGTATCACTGGAGCAGTACCTGACTTACACAACGGAAAAACCTGAGAAGACAGCGATAGAATACTATGTGGCAAAATCGGTGAACTATGAGGAAGCATTGAAATGGTTTGTCAGGGATTTGAAAAATTTCGGTGACAAAATGGAGGATATGGTTGCATTGGTGAATTTGTATAAAGAACCGATGGATGATGAGGTTTTCGGCTACTATCGTAAAATGAAATCAATTTTCAAAGACGTGAATATATTGAAAATGACCGTCAGTGAAATGCAGGAATCAGGTCTGACCTTTAAAGAAATTATTGCAACTAAAAAATACGGATATGAAAAAGTTTAG
- the traK gene encoding conjugative transposon protein TraK translates to MLVKNIEQKIKINKAVSVAAIVFAVIVVIAGFVTAYQLVRDSRKSLYVIDNGVPILVKQTDELLNRPVEYRSQIELFHRLFFTLAPDDRYIKENVEKSLYLIDDSGKKEYTNLREKGFYNQIISGNSLVTVRGDSIKLDLPGRKFIYYGTQMINRKTSLIIRRLITEGNFEDMIRSPNNPHGVLLKNWRILDNTEMSNKPKSY, encoded by the coding sequence ATGCTTGTAAAAAACATTGAACAAAAAATAAAGATCAACAAAGCGGTTTCTGTTGCAGCCATTGTATTTGCCGTTATCGTAGTGATTGCAGGATTTGTAACAGCGTATCAACTGGTGAGGGATTCCAGAAAATCCCTTTATGTGATCGACAACGGGGTGCCGATTCTTGTCAAACAAACCGATGAGCTGCTGAACAGACCGGTTGAATACCGATCGCAAATCGAACTTTTTCACCGGCTTTTTTTTACGCTCGCACCTGATGACCGGTACATCAAGGAAAATGTGGAAAAGTCACTCTACCTCATCGATGACAGCGGGAAAAAGGAATACACCAATTTAAGGGAGAAAGGATTTTACAATCAGATTATTTCCGGAAATTCTCTGGTTACCGTGCGCGGGGATTCGATCAAACTTGACCTTCCCGGCAGAAAATTTATCTATTACGGAACTCAGATGATCAACAGAAAAACTTCTTTGATCATCCGTAGACTGATTACTGAAGGAAATTTTGAAGACATGATCAGAAGTCCGAACAATCCGCATGGTGTGCTGTTGAAAAACTGGCGAATTCTCGACAATACAGAAATGTCCAACAAACCCAAATCTTATTAG
- the traM gene encoding conjugative transposon protein TraM, whose protein sequence is MDINKINFKQPKYIFPLIVLPVIILIAFAASQYMGKEKTMSVGKQDLSLSLGDTQDSILSKNDAYERLFEKGDGRSMLEGLDKENDSLENYSDNLDIDQKRYIDSLKLIRGLNSSRAGIDDRKLYYDGRDHRNSDEKDFQRSAEMIRMLNGKSLGEEEILKNAKKTPTVRSLEKEQNDPTKILRKQMLMMDSLEKARDPQYQAALEAENKLKNSQEKMTTFLNSTLRVNKSSLNPSFNSLTSKKEDQFVKAVIDENLKGYLGSRIRFRLLEDIVVGRHKISKGSFLYGQISGFSLQRVNLNVVSILNNGEILPINLSVYDMDGMQGLYVPQSDFREMLREMGSNSVQGTNMDSGGEGFMSSMASKLFSSTSKTISNLIRQNKAKLKYNSYLFLINDKELKQNDNK, encoded by the coding sequence ATGGACATTAACAAAATAAATTTTAAGCAACCCAAGTATATTTTTCCGTTGATCGTACTGCCTGTAATTATTCTGATTGCTTTTGCGGCATCGCAGTATATGGGAAAAGAAAAAACGATGTCTGTGGGAAAACAGGATCTGTCGCTTTCTTTGGGGGACACTCAGGACTCGATCCTATCGAAAAATGATGCCTATGAGCGACTTTTCGAAAAAGGAGACGGCAGGTCGATGCTAGAAGGGCTGGATAAAGAAAATGACAGTCTTGAAAACTATTCCGACAATCTCGACATTGATCAGAAAAGATATATCGATTCCTTAAAGCTTATTCGAGGTCTCAACAGCAGCAGAGCGGGGATCGATGACAGAAAATTGTATTACGACGGAAGAGACCACCGAAATTCCGATGAGAAGGATTTTCAGCGATCTGCCGAAATGATACGGATGCTCAACGGCAAAAGTCTCGGAGAAGAAGAAATTTTGAAAAATGCTAAAAAAACGCCAACCGTTAGATCTTTGGAAAAGGAGCAAAATGATCCGACCAAAATACTGAGAAAGCAGATGCTGATGATGGACTCTTTGGAGAAAGCAAGAGATCCGCAGTATCAGGCTGCACTGGAAGCCGAAAACAAACTGAAGAACAGCCAAGAGAAAATGACCACGTTTTTAAATTCCACACTTCGGGTCAACAAATCATCACTGAACCCAAGCTTTAATTCTTTGACAAGCAAAAAGGAGGACCAATTTGTCAAAGCGGTCATCGATGAAAATTTAAAAGGCTACCTGGGAAGCAGGATTCGGTTCAGGTTGCTTGAAGATATCGTAGTGGGAAGACACAAAATTTCGAAAGGAAGTTTTCTGTACGGGCAGATCTCGGGATTTTCTCTGCAGAGGGTGAATCTGAATGTGGTTTCAATTTTAAACAATGGCGAAATATTACCTATTAATCTCTCTGTTTACGATATGGACGGGATGCAGGGATTGTATGTTCCGCAAAGTGATTTTCGTGAGATGCTGCGTGAAATGGGCAGCAATTCAGTGCAGGGAACAAACATGGACAGCGGTGGGGAAGGGTTTATGAGCAGCATGGCCTCGAAACTTTTCAGTTCCACATCCAAAACCATTTCTAACCTGATCAGACAGAACAAAGCGAAGCTTAAATACAACTCTTACCTATTCTTAATCAACGACAAAGAACTCAAACAAAATGACAATAAATAA
- a CDS encoding DUF4138 domain-containing protein: MTINKNLIRNIITGLTIFLNCVVYAQTSVGEKKVAGLRELNISKGISLHIISPEPIQFVDLSTALLTGDLPSENIARVKITEDNEKDSTFIDPIICKDDLGVITVVCQSFMTQYKVNFSDEKSDAVSFIQIQPEDMQTLEYPKIGFSNFELRQFSMDVLKKKIIGKPLRVYENLKLRMQVNNVYVVNDYIFLDMTFQNSSNLGYHIDGLTFSIEDKKIYKATNNQSIDIRPVFRLYGQKQFTKNFRNIYVFKKFTYPNSKVLKIRLVEEQLWGRALEMSIKYSDILNADTF, encoded by the coding sequence ATGACAATAAATAAAAATTTAATCAGAAATATAATAACCGGGCTCACCATATTCCTCAATTGTGTTGTATATGCTCAAACTTCGGTAGGTGAAAAAAAAGTGGCAGGTCTCAGGGAATTGAATATTTCAAAAGGAATCAGTCTCCATATCATTTCACCCGAACCTATTCAATTTGTTGATCTTTCGACCGCTCTTCTTACCGGTGATTTGCCTTCGGAAAATATTGCAAGAGTGAAGATTACGGAGGATAACGAAAAAGATTCGACTTTTATTGATCCAATAATTTGCAAAGACGATTTGGGAGTAATCACCGTCGTCTGCCAGTCTTTCATGACACAATACAAAGTCAATTTTTCGGATGAGAAAAGTGATGCGGTCTCCTTTATTCAGATTCAACCTGAGGATATGCAAACTCTGGAATATCCCAAAATCGGATTCTCAAATTTTGAACTACGTCAGTTTTCCATGGATGTGCTGAAAAAAAAGATCATTGGAAAACCCCTTCGTGTATATGAAAATTTGAAACTGAGAATGCAGGTGAACAATGTCTATGTAGTCAACGATTATATTTTTCTGGATATGACCTTTCAAAACTCCTCCAATCTCGGGTATCATATAGACGGGCTGACATTTTCGATTGAGGACAAGAAAATCTACAAAGCCACCAACAATCAAAGTATTGATATCCGTCCTGTCTTTCGGCTGTACGGTCAGAAACAGTTCACGAAAAACTTCAGAAACATTTACGTGTTCAAAAAGTTTACTTATCCCAACAGCAAGGTATTGAAGATCCGTCTTGTTGAAGAACAGCTCTGGGGAAGAGCATTAGAAATGAGTATCAAGTATTCCGATATTTTAAATGCAGACACCTTTTAA
- a CDS encoding type IV secretion system DNA-binding domain-containing protein has translation MQEQQNQIRIYSFFQKMVYFIVLLDCATLFFLGAKIPVVSELLGKFSKTGFFYPPVNAKFTTLLLIALVAIGTRAKKKMDLNIAKDIIVPILIGLMMIFGSLIFLNEAENNELPQIIPPLNLYQIVYALLSFLGALVGQMGADNISKLMQQKMGKDRWNTEEESFAQNQSLVVNDTSVNIPYLFRYYKKTNKGWINLNPFRGTMVIGTPGSGKSFGVINPAIRQMVAKGFCLCIYDFKFPDLAQIAYYHFLLRKSADPNYRHHFHVINLNQIEKSKRVNPLKKEYIRTLAEAQEMAESMVSSLQKGGASSGGGSEAFFTQSAINFLSSSIYFFAKYENGKFSDLPHILSFMNRSYKEIFDLLFTNEEIFSLLSPFKTAYDNKAFDQLEGQIGTLKIFLSRLATKESFWVFSGDEVELKITDKDNPSILILASDPRTQDINSALYSAVLNRTLRLINSKHNLPGGIIADEFPTIYIHKIDNVVATARSNKVAVLLGLQEIPQLRQFYKKEVADTISAIVGNIISGSARDKNTLDWMEKMFGKIKQKSYSQSISQQGTTTSINEKLDFMIPAGKIAALKTGEMVGIIARDDANEGEEYRTSAISGKINLDMNEIYKEENNYVEIPDCYCFKDLTGSDRKEDVLMTNFRKINKEIELVVKENTKI, from the coding sequence ATGCAGGAGCAGCAAAATCAAATCAGAATTTACAGTTTTTTTCAGAAAATGGTGTATTTCATCGTTTTGCTGGATTGTGCCACCCTGTTCTTTTTGGGTGCAAAGATTCCTGTTGTTTCTGAGTTGCTGGGTAAATTTTCCAAAACCGGATTTTTTTATCCGCCCGTCAACGCAAAATTTACCACCTTGCTTTTAATTGCGTTGGTCGCAATCGGGACGAGGGCAAAGAAGAAGATGGATCTGAACATCGCAAAGGATATTATCGTACCCATCTTAATTGGATTGATGATGATTTTCGGCTCATTGATATTTCTGAACGAAGCTGAGAATAATGAACTCCCCCAAATAATTCCACCGTTGAATCTCTATCAGATCGTCTATGCACTATTGTCGTTTTTGGGCGCATTGGTCGGACAGATGGGAGCGGACAATATCTCGAAACTGATGCAACAGAAGATGGGAAAGGATCGTTGGAACACGGAAGAGGAGAGCTTTGCACAAAATCAGTCGCTTGTTGTGAATGATACTTCGGTAAATATTCCCTATTTGTTCAGATATTACAAGAAGACAAATAAAGGATGGATCAATCTGAACCCTTTCCGTGGGACGATGGTCATCGGAACACCAGGTTCGGGAAAATCTTTCGGAGTGATCAATCCTGCGATTCGTCAGATGGTTGCGAAAGGTTTTTGTCTTTGTATTTACGATTTTAAGTTTCCGGATCTTGCTCAGATTGCCTATTATCATTTTCTGCTTAGGAAATCCGCAGATCCAAATTACAGGCATCATTTTCATGTGATCAATCTCAATCAGATTGAAAAGTCGAAAAGGGTCAATCCGTTGAAAAAAGAATATATCCGGACATTGGCTGAAGCCCAGGAAATGGCAGAATCGATGGTTTCTTCTTTGCAGAAAGGAGGAGCAAGTTCGGGCGGTGGATCGGAAGCTTTCTTTACGCAGTCTGCCATCAATTTTCTTTCATCGAGCATTTATTTTTTTGCGAAGTACGAGAATGGTAAATTTTCCGATCTGCCTCATATTCTTTCGTTTATGAACAGAAGCTACAAAGAAATTTTTGATCTGCTTTTTACCAACGAGGAAATTTTTTCTTTGCTGTCTCCGTTTAAAACTGCCTATGACAACAAAGCTTTCGACCAACTGGAAGGGCAGATCGGAACGTTGAAAATCTTTCTCTCGCGATTGGCGACTAAGGAAAGTTTCTGGGTTTTTTCTGGTGATGAGGTGGAACTGAAAATTACTGATAAAGATAATCCGTCAATCCTTATTCTCGCTTCCGATCCCAGGACGCAGGATATCAATTCCGCTTTGTATTCCGCAGTTTTAAACAGGACTTTGAGACTGATCAATTCCAAGCATAATTTACCCGGTGGTATTATTGCCGATGAGTTTCCGACTATTTATATCCATAAGATTGACAATGTTGTAGCCACCGCGAGAAGCAACAAAGTAGCTGTTTTGCTTGGACTGCAGGAAATTCCTCAGCTTCGACAGTTTTACAAAAAAGAAGTTGCCGATACGATCTCTGCCATTGTCGGAAACATTATCTCAGGATCTGCAAGAGATAAAAATACGTTGGACTGGATGGAAAAAATGTTCGGAAAGATCAAGCAAAAAAGCTATTCTCAATCCATATCGCAGCAGGGGACAACAACAAGCATTAATGAGAAACTGGATTTTATGATTCCCGCAGGAAAAATAGCGGCTCTGAAAACAGGCGAGATGGTCGGAATTATTGCCAGAGATGATGCCAATGAAGGTGAAGAATATCGAACGTCGGCAATCAGCGGAAAAATAAATCTTGATATGAATGAGATATATAAAGAGGAAAATAATTATGTCGAAATACCTGACTGCTATTGTTTTAAAGATCTGACAGGAAGTGACAGGAAAGAAGATGTTCTGATGACGAACTTCAGAAAAATCAACAAGGAAATCGAATTGGTTGTCAAAGAAAATACCAAAATTTAA
- a CDS encoding M23 family metallopeptidase produces the protein MRASIRVFAVLFFVLFHSLITAQFNTITRSPERSDNIFKGIEKGHSKTEEKHPKTRFRILNSGKKAGLQKEIDSLKVLLSRSQGLETDVGKVDFKKIEDSLIKTIREKVKQLIPVYSPGKPILKSEMIEDAFNDARLYVKIAMPLGNKLRITSGFGTRIHPLSGRFKIHKGVDLKANYENVYSVMDGYVVASGWDRNGGGNYLRIKHSESFVTSYLHLSKIYYRAGEFVKAGYIIGKSGSSGNSTGPHLHFSVTENGKHINPIHFLNDLIKANNLISNHNIL, from the coding sequence ATGAGAGCATCTATAAGAGTTTTTGCAGTTTTGTTTTTTGTGCTGTTTCATTCATTGATTACAGCCCAGTTCAACACAATTACCAGATCTCCCGAAAGATCTGACAATATATTCAAAGGCATCGAAAAGGGCCACTCAAAAACGGAGGAAAAACATCCGAAGACGAGGTTCAGAATCTTAAATTCCGGAAAAAAGGCCGGTTTGCAGAAGGAAATTGATTCTTTAAAAGTTCTCCTTTCCCGATCTCAAGGGTTGGAAACGGACGTAGGAAAAGTGGACTTTAAGAAAATCGAGGATTCTTTGATTAAGACAATCAGGGAGAAAGTAAAGCAGCTGATTCCTGTGTACTCACCCGGAAAACCAATTCTCAAATCTGAAATGATTGAAGATGCTTTTAATGATGCAAGGCTTTACGTAAAAATTGCTATGCCCCTTGGAAATAAACTCAGGATAACTTCCGGATTCGGAACCCGAATTCATCCGTTGTCGGGAAGATTCAAAATACACAAAGGAGTAGATCTCAAAGCCAATTATGAAAATGTATACTCGGTTATGGACGGATATGTAGTGGCTTCGGGGTGGGACAGAAATGGAGGCGGTAATTACTTGAGGATTAAACATTCTGAATCATTTGTTACTTCTTACCTGCACCTTTCAAAAATTTATTATCGTGCGGGTGAATTTGTCAAAGCCGGGTATATCATCGGTAAAAGCGGAAGCAGCGGAAACTCCACCGGACCGCATCTTCATTTTTCCGTCACCGAAAATGGAAAGCATATCAATCCCATCCATTTTCTCAACGATCTGATCAAAGCAAATAATTTAATCTCTAATCACAACATTTTATGA